One region of Roseovarius faecimaris genomic DNA includes:
- a CDS encoding LytTR family DNA-binding domain-containing protein: MPDRSAGAFQDILISTYRRAFSPFTFFILGSSWLVAVLAGPFGTYEHLSLFSRTIYWGAIAFFGVALGLSVRAVLFWWLGSENSYRFSLMAACALTVILAPMVIAWRMLMAQSAPGLWVSPPLITFNTFVVAAAIFTFRKFLMPPDEPADEVPEENVSDETSEVRLLRRLPDDIKADILSLSASNHHVDVTTDRGRALVRVRMSDAIDEMGGVEGFCVHRSHWVARDAIREVRRVNAQKIVVVLRNGDELPVSRKYRCNLEKAGLFLKSKAA; the protein is encoded by the coding sequence ATGCCTGATCGTTCGGCAGGGGCTTTTCAGGATATTCTGATCAGCACCTATCGGCGTGCTTTTTCGCCGTTCACATTCTTTATACTGGGCAGTTCCTGGCTTGTCGCGGTACTGGCCGGCCCGTTTGGCACATATGAGCATCTCAGCCTGTTTTCGCGGACAATCTACTGGGGCGCCATCGCCTTCTTCGGTGTGGCGCTGGGCTTGAGTGTGCGCGCGGTGTTGTTCTGGTGGCTCGGCTCCGAGAACAGCTATCGTTTTTCGCTGATGGCGGCCTGCGCCTTGACCGTCATTCTTGCGCCCATGGTGATCGCCTGGCGTATGCTGATGGCGCAATCCGCACCTGGATTGTGGGTGTCGCCGCCGCTGATCACCTTCAATACTTTTGTCGTCGCTGCGGCGATCTTCACGTTCCGAAAGTTCCTGATGCCGCCGGACGAACCCGCCGACGAGGTACCAGAGGAAAACGTGAGCGATGAGACGAGCGAGGTGCGCCTGCTCCGGCGTCTTCCGGATGACATCAAGGCAGACATACTGAGCTTGTCCGCCAGCAATCACCATGTCGATGTCACCACCGATCGCGGTCGTGCCCTGGTACGCGTGCGGATGAGCGATGCGATTGATGAGATGGGAGGCGTTGAGGGATTTTGCGTGCATCGGTCGCACTGGGTGGCACGGGATGCAATCCGCGAAGTCAGGCGGGTCAATGCGCAGAAAATCGTTGTGGTGCTGCGCAATGGCGATGAATTGCCGGTAAGCCGCAAATACCGCTGCAACCTGGAAAAGGCCGGTCTGTTCCTGAAGTCGAAAGCCGCTTAG
- the pdeM gene encoding ligase-associated DNA damage response endonuclease PdeM → MNGYGFSFFGEALVALGSGALHWPEQRLLCVSDLHLGKSERRARMGEAPLPPYETRDTLLRLEDDLRHTGARHVICLGDSFDDSGAAATLPEDEKLWISRLQAGRRWLWIEGNHDPGPIDLGGSHRQEERIGPLCFRHIARPEARAEVSGHYHPKARLALRGASVSRPAFLVDRARLILPAYGTYTGGLRSHDAALCALMDPDALAILTGPKPVAVPMPR, encoded by the coding sequence ATGAACGGTTATGGTTTTTCTTTCTTCGGCGAAGCACTGGTCGCCCTCGGATCAGGCGCGCTGCATTGGCCCGAACAGCGGCTTTTGTGCGTCTCTGACCTGCATCTCGGGAAATCGGAGCGTCGGGCGCGGATGGGAGAGGCACCGCTTCCGCCGTATGAAACGCGCGATACGCTGCTGCGGCTCGAGGACGACCTGCGCCATACCGGCGCGCGCCATGTCATATGTCTTGGCGACAGCTTTGATGACAGCGGTGCCGCCGCGACCCTGCCCGAAGACGAAAAACTCTGGATTTCACGATTGCAGGCCGGTCGGCGCTGGCTCTGGATCGAGGGCAATCACGATCCGGGCCCGATCGACCTGGGCGGGTCGCATCGGCAGGAAGAGCGTATCGGCCCGCTTTGCTTTCGCCACATCGCCAGACCCGAAGCCCGGGCCGAAGTGTCCGGCCATTACCATCCAAAGGCGCGGCTTGCTCTGCGCGGGGCATCGGTTTCCAGACCCGCCTTTCTGGTGGATCGCGCGCGGCTGATCCTGCCGGCATATGGCACCTATACGGGCGGTCTTCGAAGCCATGATGCGGCGTTGTGCGCGTTGATGGATCCTGATGCGCTGGCCATTCTCACCGGGCCCAAACCCGTTGCCGTCCCGATGCCGCGCTAA
- a CDS encoding ligase-associated DNA damage response DEXH box helicase, giving the protein MTRLPDQISKWFAARGWSVHSHQQAMLERAEDPALLLIAPTGGGKTLAGFLPTLADLATGDHRGLHTLYISPLKALAADIKRNLRTPVDEMGLPIRIEDRTGDTPASRKKRQRADPPHILLTTPESLALLTSYEDAPRMFAGLKRVVVDEIHALAESKRGDQLFLALSRLQAMCPGLRRVGLSATVEDPGAIAGLLACHPDPCEILQADPGPDPDISMLETKEKPPWAGGGAAYAIPAVMDQIKAHTTTLIFHNTRAQAEIFFHNLWLANDDGLPIGIHHGSLDRVQRERVEAAMQRGELRAIVCTGSLDLGIDWGDVDLVIQIGAPKNVKRLVQRIGRANHRYNAPSKALLVPANRFEVIECHAALEAVRAHDLDGDPRGPGPRDVLCQHILIRACAGPFDADTLFAEVISSGAYTGLTRPEFDACLTFCATGGYALRAYDQWQRLQQRPDGLWQLRDPRAAQLIRMNIGTIQDTDTLKVRLKRNRGGKPLGEVEEGFAATLSPGDTFLIGGQIVRFESLREMVVEVSRDPGRKPKIATFMGTKFATSTQLSQRILALLKAGDWSALPSHTQEWLELQAELSQLPRAGRLLIESFKQDGRENICVYGFAGRNAQQTLGLLLTKRMEEMGLAPLGFVATDYATLIWGLDRLTDAGPLFEPDKLRAGLDQWLAGNALMKRTFRSSATIAGLIQRNTPQARKSGRQANMSSDIIYDTLVKYDPDHLLLRITREEAMRGLIDFGRIEEMLSRISGRIDLLRLPHISPFAAPLLLEVGKTPVQGEGHERLLAEEASRLMQEAGLPP; this is encoded by the coding sequence ATGACACGCCTTCCCGATCAGATATCCAAATGGTTCGCCGCACGCGGCTGGTCCGTCCACTCGCATCAGCAGGCCATGCTGGAGCGCGCCGAAGATCCCGCGCTGCTGCTTATCGCACCCACCGGGGGCGGCAAGACACTGGCCGGTTTCTTGCCGACGCTGGCTGACCTGGCGACGGGCGACCACCGGGGCCTTCACACGCTCTATATCTCTCCGCTGAAGGCGCTTGCGGCAGATATCAAGCGCAATCTGCGCACGCCCGTCGATGAGATGGGCCTGCCGATCCGGATCGAGGACCGCACCGGCGACACACCCGCCAGCCGTAAGAAACGCCAGCGGGCAGACCCGCCGCATATCCTGCTGACCACGCCCGAAAGCCTTGCATTGCTGACCTCCTACGAGGACGCACCGCGCATGTTTGCCGGTCTCAAACGCGTGGTGGTCGATGAGATTCATGCCCTTGCCGAAAGCAAACGCGGCGATCAGCTTTTCCTCGCGCTCAGCCGCCTTCAGGCCATGTGCCCCGGGCTCAGGCGCGTGGGCCTTTCGGCCACGGTGGAAGATCCGGGCGCCATCGCCGGGCTTCTTGCATGTCACCCCGACCCCTGTGAGATCCTGCAGGCCGACCCGGGCCCGGACCCGGACATTTCGATGCTGGAAACCAAAGAAAAACCCCCCTGGGCCGGTGGGGGCGCCGCCTATGCGATCCCGGCTGTGATGGATCAGATCAAAGCCCATACCACCACGCTGATCTTTCACAACACGCGTGCGCAGGCAGAAATTTTCTTTCATAATCTGTGGCTTGCCAATGATGATGGGTTACCTATCGGAATTCATCACGGCAGCCTTGACCGGGTACAGCGCGAGCGGGTCGAAGCGGCGATGCAGCGTGGCGAACTACGCGCGATTGTCTGCACCGGAAGCCTCGATCTGGGGATCGACTGGGGCGATGTGGACCTTGTCATTCAGATTGGTGCGCCGAAAAACGTCAAACGTCTGGTTCAGCGGATCGGGCGGGCCAATCACCGCTACAATGCGCCTTCAAAGGCGTTGCTGGTGCCTGCCAACCGGTTCGAGGTGATCGAGTGCCATGCCGCGCTTGAAGCCGTGCGCGCCCATGATCTTGACGGCGACCCGCGCGGGCCGGGACCGCGCGATGTGCTGTGCCAGCATATCCTGATCCGGGCCTGCGCGGGGCCATTCGACGCCGATACGCTCTTTGCGGAGGTCATCTCCAGCGGGGCCTATACAGGCCTGACACGTCCTGAATTCGATGCCTGCCTGACCTTCTGCGCCACCGGCGGCTATGCCCTGCGCGCCTATGATCAATGGCAGAGGCTTCAGCAGCGCCCCGACGGGCTCTGGCAATTGCGCGACCCGCGCGCGGCTCAGCTCATTCGCATGAATATCGGCACGATCCAGGACACGGATACGCTCAAGGTGCGGCTCAAGCGCAACCGGGGGGGCAAGCCGCTGGGCGAGGTCGAGGAAGGCTTTGCCGCAACGCTCAGCCCCGGCGACACCTTTCTCATCGGCGGACAAATCGTGCGCTTCGAGAGCCTGCGCGAGATGGTGGTGGAGGTTAGCCGTGACCCCGGCCGCAAGCCCAAGATCGCCACGTTCATGGGCACCAAGTTCGCCACGTCCACGCAGCTCAGTCAGCGCATTCTCGCCCTGCTGAAAGCCGGTGACTGGAGCGCCCTGCCCTCTCATACACAGGAGTGGCTGGAGCTGCAGGCAGAGCTGTCTCAACTGCCCCGCGCCGGGCGGCTTCTGATCGAAAGCTTCAAACAGGACGGGCGCGAAAATATCTGCGTTTATGGGTTTGCGGGGCGGAACGCACAGCAGACCCTGGGCCTTCTGCTGACCAAAAGAATGGAAGAGATGGGGCTGGCACCGCTCGGCTTCGTGGCCACCGATTATGCCACGCTGATCTGGGGGCTGGACCGGCTGACCGATGCGGGCCCGCTTTTTGAGCCTGACAAGCTGCGCGCCGGGCTGGACCAATGGCTGGCAGGTAACGCTTTGATGAAACGGACTTTTCGAAGCTCGGCCACGATTGCCGGGCTGATCCAGCGCAATACGCCCCAAGCGCGAAAGTCTGGGAGGCAGGCGAACATGTCCTCTGACATCATCTACGACACGCTGGTGAAATACGACCCCGATCACCTCCTGTTACGGATCACGCGCGAGGAGGCAATGCGAGGGCTGATCGACTTTGGCAGGATCGAAGAGATGCTGTCGCGGATATCCGGCCGGATTGACCTTCTGCGCCTGCCCCATATCTCGCCCTTCGCCGCCCCGCTGCTGCTGGAGGTGGGCAAAACCCCGGTTCAGGGCGAAGGACACGAGCGGCTTCTGGCAGAGGAGGCGTCGCGGCTCATGCAGGAGGCGGGCCTGCCACCCTGA
- a CDS encoding ATPase: MNMQVSQGVQAPPPPATLEEMKLPIVMMRDILLKTIFRKNLDLVSEIAQAICLPRAVTQELVDMARVQKLVEATGTLNANSGGEMGYQLTDAGKSRALDALSQSEYFGAMPVPLDIYREQVKRQSIRNIQITRDQLTNAMGHLVLPDSLLDHLGPAVSAGRSILMYGPPGNGKSSISNGIRDAMGDKIYVPRAIEYSGQVITVYDPIVHSKAEVEVDDPNSLRRTRTFDTRYVRCERPTVITGGELSLEMLDLVYNPTARTYQAPLQLKSTGGIFIVDDLGRQAEPPQSLVNRWIVPLEENKDILALQSGEKFEVPFDTLVIFSTNFHPNEIFDKAALRRIFFKIKVDGPCQEDFLKIFAMVARKRQMPLDEAALVYLLKTKYPTIDNVYANYQPIFLIDQMISICEFEGLPYQMSPELIERAWANMFVKEEEIVH; this comes from the coding sequence ATGAATATGCAAGTCTCACAAGGGGTTCAGGCCCCACCGCCCCCGGCCACACTGGAAGAGATGAAGCTTCCAATCGTGATGATGCGGGATATTCTGCTCAAGACGATATTCCGCAAGAACCTCGATCTTGTGAGTGAAATCGCACAGGCCATCTGTCTGCCCCGCGCGGTGACGCAGGAGCTCGTCGATATGGCCCGGGTGCAAAAGCTTGTCGAAGCAACAGGTACGCTGAACGCCAATTCGGGTGGCGAGATGGGCTATCAGCTGACCGATGCAGGCAAGAGCCGTGCGCTCGACGCGCTCAGTCAGTCAGAATATTTCGGGGCGATGCCGGTCCCGCTCGATATCTACCGCGAACAGGTCAAGCGCCAGTCGATCCGCAACATCCAGATCACCCGGGACCAGCTGACCAATGCGATGGGGCATCTTGTGCTGCCCGACAGCCTGCTTGACCATCTGGGGCCGGCGGTCTCGGCCGGCCGCTCTATCCTGATGTATGGACCTCCGGGGAACGGGAAATCCTCGATTTCAAATGGTATTCGCGACGCGATGGGCGACAAGATCTATGTTCCGCGCGCCATCGAATATTCCGGCCAGGTGATCACGGTCTATGACCCGATCGTGCATTCCAAGGCAGAGGTTGAGGTGGACGACCCCAACAGCCTGCGTCGCACCCGGACCTTCGACACGCGCTATGTGCGTTGCGAGCGGCCCACGGTGATCACCGGCGGGGAACTTTCGCTCGAGATGCTCGATCTCGTCTACAACCCCACCGCGCGGACCTACCAGGCCCCGCTGCAACTCAAGTCCACTGGCGGTATCTTCATCGTGGACGACCTTGGCCGCCAGGCCGAACCGCCGCAATCGCTGGTCAACCGCTGGATCGTTCCGCTGGAGGAAAACAAGGATATTCTGGCCCTGCAATCAGGCGAGAAGTTCGAAGTGCCGTTCGACACGCTGGTGATCTTCTCCACCAACTTTCACCCGAACGAGATTTTCGACAAAGCGGCCCTGCGCCGGATCTTCTTCAAGATCAAGGTCGACGGCCCCTGTCAGGAAGATTTCCTAAAAATCTTTGCCATGGTGGCGCGCAAGCGGCAGATGCCGCTGGATGAGGCGGCCCTCGTTTACCTGCTGAAAACGAAATATCCGACGATCGACAATGTCTACGCGAACTATCAGCCGATCTTCCTGATCGATCAGATGATCTCTATCTGTGAATTCGAGGGACTCCCCTATCAGATGAGCCCCGAACTGATCGAACGCGCCTGGGCCAACATGTTCGTGAAGGAAGAAGAGATCGTTCACTGA
- a CDS encoding prepilin peptidase → MQFHLSFAEAALFLPFVAPICLWIIWSDLSRMKIPNVANMALLAVFVLLGLFVLEPGAFGWRLVQLAIVLVLAFLANIIGMMGAGDSKFLAAAAPFVAPGDAVAVLMLLAAITLCALAVHRAAKKSALRQMAPDWVSWSNDEKFPMGFALGGTLIAYLLMGLLRGA, encoded by the coding sequence ATGCAGTTCCACCTCAGCTTTGCCGAAGCGGCGTTGTTCCTGCCCTTCGTGGCGCCTATTTGCCTCTGGATCATCTGGAGCGACCTGAGCCGGATGAAGATCCCCAATGTCGCAAACATGGCCCTTTTGGCTGTGTTTGTGCTTCTGGGGCTCTTCGTTTTGGAGCCGGGGGCGTTTGGCTGGCGGCTGGTTCAGCTTGCGATCGTTCTGGTGCTGGCCTTCCTGGCCAATATCATCGGGATGATGGGCGCGGGCGACAGCAAGTTTCTTGCGGCCGCCGCCCCTTTTGTGGCGCCGGGCGATGCGGTCGCCGTGTTGATGCTGCTGGCGGCCATAACGCTTTGCGCATTGGCCGTACACCGCGCGGCCAAGAAAAGCGCCCTGCGCCAAATGGCGCCGGATTGGGTCAGCTGGAGCAATGACGAGAAATTCCCGATGGGGTTTGCCCTGGGCGGGACGCTGATCGCCTATCTGCTGATGGGGCTTCTTCGGGGCGCCTGA
- a CDS encoding tetratricopeptide repeat protein, with protein sequence MRYILLSMCALGAMALSGCEEKINTEEVDRALQDINVVDETNLNDVMLVAADAGEAVNYFKKATSQQPDRIDLQRGLAKSLVRASRPTEAVAAWQKVVDHKDSVEEDKVDFADALIRNNEWDRADAMLDQVPPTYETFKRYRLEAMIADSNKEWKKADSFYETAVGLTTRPAGVMNNWGYSKLSRGDFAGAERLFTEAIQNDQSLFTAKNNLILARGAQKKYSLPVIPSTQTERAQLLYTLGLSAVKQGDTTIAKGLFRDAVETHPQHFEEASRSLAALEDNVSN encoded by the coding sequence ATGCGTTATATCCTTCTTTCCATGTGTGCCCTTGGGGCGATGGCTCTTTCGGGCTGTGAAGAAAAGATCAACACCGAAGAGGTGGACCGCGCGTTGCAGGACATCAACGTCGTGGATGAGACCAATCTTAACGATGTGATGCTGGTGGCCGCCGATGCGGGCGAAGCTGTGAACTATTTCAAGAAAGCGACGAGCCAGCAACCTGACCGGATCGACCTTCAGCGCGGTCTGGCCAAATCTCTTGTCCGGGCGAGCCGCCCGACCGAGGCCGTCGCCGCCTGGCAGAAAGTGGTCGATCACAAGGACAGTGTCGAAGAAGACAAGGTTGATTTCGCCGACGCGCTCATTCGCAACAATGAGTGGGACCGGGCCGACGCCATGCTCGACCAGGTGCCGCCCACCTATGAGACCTTCAAGCGCTACCGCCTGGAAGCGATGATCGCCGACAGCAACAAGGAGTGGAAGAAGGCCGACAGTTTCTATGAAACGGCCGTGGGCCTGACCACCCGACCGGCAGGCGTGATGAACAACTGGGGCTATTCCAAGCTGAGCCGTGGCGATTTCGCCGGGGCCGAGCGGCTCTTTACCGAGGCGATCCAGAACGACCAGTCGCTCTTTACCGCCAAGAACAACCTCATCCTGGCCCGTGGCGCGCAAAAGAAATACTCTTTGCCCGTCATCCCCTCGACCCAGACCGAACGCGCGCAGCTTCTCTATACGCTCGGACTTTCTGCGGTAAAACAAGGGGATACCACGATTGCCAAGGGGCTGTTCCGCGATGCGGTTGAGACCCATCCGCAGCATTTCGAGGAAGCCTCGCGGTCACTGGCGGCACTGGAAGACAACGTCTCGAACTGA
- a CDS encoding tetratricopeptide repeat protein: MARAGLVLLLVAALAGCDERVDKESPFAPGVAKRGETVDPMLVGHRLMYAGEYELAIKSFSRAALDQGMTGEVLTGIGSAYLALGRLGQAEDLLRKAIEQEERAPEAWNNLGVVLMEQGEIAEASQMFRRAYALDNGESDSIRDNLRLALAKIENPVYDEVEEQEFKVVRRGSSDYLIRKIP, from the coding sequence ATGGCTCGGGCAGGGCTAGTATTACTTCTCGTCGCGGCTCTTGCGGGCTGCGACGAGCGCGTTGATAAAGAGAGTCCGTTTGCACCTGGTGTGGCCAAGCGGGGCGAGACCGTGGACCCGATGCTCGTGGGCCACAGGCTGATGTATGCGGGCGAATACGAACTTGCGATCAAGAGTTTTTCGCGCGCGGCCCTTGATCAGGGCATGACCGGCGAGGTTCTGACCGGGATCGGCAGCGCCTATCTGGCCCTGGGGCGTCTGGGACAGGCAGAAGACCTGTTGCGCAAGGCTATCGAACAGGAAGAACGGGCGCCCGAAGCCTGGAACAATCTGGGCGTTGTGCTCATGGAACAGGGCGAAATCGCTGAGGCGAGCCAGATGTTTCGCCGGGCCTATGCGCTCGATAATGGCGAAAGTGACTCAATCCGCGATAATTTGCGCTTAGCGCTCGCAAAAATTGAAAATCCGGTCTATGATGAGGTAGAAGAACAAGAATTCAAAGTGGTACGGCGGGGTAGCAGCGACTACCTGATACGCAAGATACCATAA
- a CDS encoding type II secretion system F family protein produces the protein MDFLTDLFGPFGPIIAVGSLGIVLVAFVVAALLTQRKDPLEKLKESQHNQMRNADLQQQLRTGQKNKKLDKYANFLEPQDAKQLSQIRLTLMQAGYRHRDAVRFFHFAQMAGAIGLLILGVLYFLLFKAGNENTTTTQAIMYILGPGLVGYMIPKYWVTKRRQQRQQEIEEGFPDSLDMMLVCVEAGQSMDQSIIRVSKELASSYPALAEEYEIVAHQIKAGRDKPGVLGELAERCGVQDIASFTTVLIQSQQFGTSVADALRVYAGEMRDKRVMRAEEKANKLPTKMTLATMMLTVPPLLIILIGPSVLGIMDLFAMAL, from the coding sequence ATGGACTTTCTGACAGATCTGTTTGGCCCCTTTGGACCGATCATCGCCGTTGGCAGCCTGGGCATCGTGCTCGTTGCCTTCGTGGTGGCCGCCCTTCTGACACAGCGCAAGGACCCGCTGGAGAAGCTGAAGGAAAGCCAGCACAACCAGATGCGCAATGCGGACCTGCAACAGCAGCTGCGCACAGGGCAGAAAAACAAGAAGCTGGACAAATACGCCAACTTCCTGGAACCGCAGGATGCCAAGCAACTCAGCCAGATCCGGCTGACGCTGATGCAGGCGGGCTATCGCCATCGCGACGCGGTGCGCTTCTTCCACTTCGCGCAAATGGCCGGGGCGATCGGCCTGCTGATCCTCGGGGTGCTTTACTTCCTGCTGTTCAAGGCCGGGAACGAAAACACCACCACGACCCAGGCGATCATGTACATTCTGGGCCCTGGCCTGGTCGGCTACATGATCCCGAAATACTGGGTCACCAAGCGTCGCCAGCAGCGGCAGCAGGAAATCGAGGAAGGGTTCCCCGACAGCCTCGACATGATGCTCGTCTGCGTCGAGGCCGGTCAGTCCATGGACCAGTCGATTATCCGGGTTTCCAAGGAACTCGCCTCGTCCTATCCGGCATTGGCGGAAGAGTATGAGATCGTGGCGCATCAGATCAAGGCAGGGCGCGACAAGCCCGGCGTTCTGGGCGAACTGGCCGAGCGGTGCGGCGTGCAGGATATCGCCAGCTTTACCACCGTGCTGATCCAGTCCCAGCAGTTCGGGACATCCGTTGCCGATGCGCTTCGGGTCTATGCCGGGGAGATGCGTGACAAACGTGTCATGCGTGCCGAAGAAAAGGCCAACAAGCTTCCGACAAAGATGACTTTGGCCACGATGATGCTTACAGTTCCGCCATTGCTGATCATTCTGATCGGCCCATCGGTTCTGGGTATCATGGATCTGTTTGCCATGGCCCTCTGA
- a CDS encoding type II secretion system F family protein, translated as MTISAEPIIYILIFVGVLVLVEGLYLTVFGRSISLNSRVNRRLEMLDKNSNREQVMEQLRKEMQQHMKAKKIPLYSILSDKAQKAAIAFSPRQLIMIMVLLSFLAFLGLSVGTATGLGVRVIVSVAMGVGGVFTWVSMKAGKRMALLEEQLPDAIELMVRSLRVGHPFSSAISIVANEVADPLATEMGIIADEAAYGREMGESLKDMAQRLDMQDLRFLAVAVTIQQQSGGNLAEILAGLAKVIRARFRLFRRVKAITAEAKWSGKFLSAFPLIALIAINLLDPDYYTEAMEHPWFIPACLVVGFFLTINLVVMRALVNIRV; from the coding sequence ATGACTATCTCAGCAGAACCGATTATCTACATTCTGATCTTCGTCGGGGTGCTTGTCCTCGTCGAAGGCCTCTACCTGACGGTGTTTGGCCGGTCGATCAGCCTCAACAGCCGCGTCAACCGTCGGCTGGAGATGCTCGACAAGAACTCGAACCGCGAACAGGTCATGGAGCAGCTGCGCAAGGAAATGCAGCAGCACATGAAGGCCAAGAAAATCCCGCTGTATTCGATCCTGTCGGACAAGGCGCAAAAGGCCGCAATCGCGTTTTCGCCCAGGCAACTGATCATGATCATGGTCCTCCTGAGTTTCCTGGCCTTTCTCGGGCTCAGCGTCGGCACCGCGACCGGTCTTGGTGTGCGCGTGATCGTCTCGGTGGCCATGGGTGTGGGCGGTGTCTTTACCTGGGTGAGCATGAAGGCGGGCAAACGAATGGCCCTGCTGGAAGAGCAGCTTCCGGACGCGATCGAGCTGATGGTGCGCAGTCTGCGCGTGGGTCACCCCTTCTCCTCGGCCATCTCGATTGTGGCCAATGAGGTGGCCGATCCGCTCGCCACAGAGATGGGTATCATCGCCGACGAGGCCGCCTATGGCCGTGAGATGGGCGAAAGCCTGAAGGACATGGCGCAACGGCTCGACATGCAGGATCTGCGCTTTCTTGCGGTGGCCGTGACCATCCAACAGCAATCAGGTGGTAACCTGGCCGAAATCCTCGCGGGGCTTGCCAAGGTGATCCGCGCACGGTTCCGCCTGTTCCGCCGGGTCAAGGCGATCACCGCCGAGGCCAAATGGTCGGGCAAGTTCCTGTCGGCCTTCCCGCTGATCGCGCTGATCGCCATCAACCTGCTTGACCCCGACTACTACACGGAGGCGATGGAACACCCGTGGTTCATCCCGGCCTGCCTTGTTGTGGGGTTCTTCCTGACGATCAACCTCGTCGTGATGCGCGCCCTTGTGAATATCCGTGTGTAA
- a CDS encoding CpaF family protein, whose product MFSRYKKDSGAANKAASPKADGPKTAPVEAAPAVSLRKPVPVKPAESVPQDKERKRKERLSEIKIELHRSLLDHLNLGALETATEADLRAEIASISEEVLIERNIVLNREDRTTLTQELYDEVRGLGPLETLLQDETVNDILVNGPHQIFVERAGKLELSDVTFKDERHLLRIIDKIVSAVGRRVDESNPYVDARLADGSRFNAMVPPVAVDGSLVSIRKFKKDKLGIDDLVAFGAFSEEMAAYLQAAVATRLNVIVSGGTGSGKTTTLNALSSFIDNSERILTIEDTAELQLQQTHVGRMESRPPNVEGKGEVSPRDCLKNALRMRPDRIIVGETRGEEVIDMLQAMNTGHDGSMTTIHANNPRDAISRLENMVAMAGIEMPLKAVRSQIASAVHLMVQASRLQDGSRRMTSITEVTGMEGDVISMQEIFRFQRVGLTPDNKIIGHFTGTGVRSNFSERFRLWGYDLPPQIFEPIAAE is encoded by the coding sequence ATGTTCTCACGTTACAAGAAAGATAGCGGTGCTGCGAACAAGGCCGCGTCCCCCAAAGCTGACGGACCGAAAACCGCCCCAGTCGAGGCGGCCCCGGCGGTGTCGCTGCGAAAGCCTGTGCCGGTCAAGCCGGCCGAAAGCGTGCCGCAGGACAAGGAACGCAAGCGCAAGGAGCGGCTGAGCGAGATCAAGATCGAGCTGCACCGGTCGCTTCTGGATCACCTGAACCTCGGCGCGCTGGAAACCGCGACCGAGGCTGATCTGCGCGCCGAGATCGCGTCAATCTCCGAAGAGGTGCTGATCGAGCGCAATATCGTGCTCAATCGCGAGGACCGGACGACCCTGACTCAGGAACTCTATGATGAGGTCAGGGGTCTGGGACCGCTCGAAACCCTGCTCCAGGACGAGACGGTGAACGATATTCTCGTCAACGGACCGCATCAGATTTTCGTGGAACGCGCCGGGAAACTGGAACTCAGTGACGTCACCTTCAAGGATGAAAGGCACCTGCTGCGGATCATCGACAAGATCGTGAGCGCGGTGGGTCGCCGGGTGGACGAATCCAACCCTTATGTGGACGCCCGTCTTGCTGACGGTTCGCGTTTCAATGCGATGGTCCCGCCTGTGGCCGTAGATGGTAGCCTCGTCTCCATTCGTAAGTTCAAGAAAGACAAGCTCGGGATCGACGATCTTGTGGCTTTCGGGGCCTTCTCCGAAGAGATGGCCGCATATCTTCAGGCCGCGGTGGCCACCCGGCTGAACGTGATCGTCTCGGGCGGGACCGGCTCGGGTAAGACGACCACGCTCAACGCGCTGTCGTCCTTCATCGACAATTCCGAACGGATCCTGACCATCGAGGATACGGCGGAACTTCAGCTGCAACAGACCCATGTGGGCCGGATGGAAAGCCGCCCGCCCAACGTGGAAGGCAAGGGCGAGGTTTCTCCGCGCGACTGTCTGAAAAACGCCCTTCGGATGCGCCCTGACCGGATCATCGTGGGGGAAACGCGCGGCGAGGAAGTGATCGACATGCTGCAGGCCATGAACACCGGCCACGACGGCTCGATGACCACGATCCACGCCAACAACCCGCGCGACGCCATTTCCCGTCTGGAAAACATGGTCGCCATGGCCGGGATCGAGATGCCGCTGAAAGCCGTGCGCTCTCAGATCGCCTCGGCTGTGCACCTGATGGTCCAGGCCTCGCGTTTGCAGGACGGCTCGCGCCGCATGACCTCGATCACCGAAGTGACCGGGATGGAGGGCGACGTGATCTCGATGCAGGAGATCTTCCGCTTCCAGCGCGTCGGGCTGACCCCGGATAACAAGATCATCGGGCACTTCACCGGGACCGGTGTGCGCTCGAACTTTTCAGAACGGTTCCGTCTGTGGGGGTATGACCTGCCGCCGCAGATCTTCGAACCCATCGCGGCGGAGTAA